A part of Bufo bufo chromosome 7, aBufBuf1.1, whole genome shotgun sequence genomic DNA contains:
- the GMPPA gene encoding mannose-1-phosphate guanyltransferase alpha isoform X1 — MLKAVILIGGPQKGTRFRPLSFEVPKPLFPVAGVPMLQHHIEACSKVPNLKEILLIGFYQPNEALSRFLVTAQQEFKVAIRYLQEFSALGTGGGIYHFRDQILSGGPQAFFVMNADVCCEFPLLQMLEFQKQHEETHQYIMLGTTANRTQSLNYGCIVAKADTQEVLHYVEKPGTFVSDIINCGIYLFSPSVFKHIAEVFKRNQQDVQLCSSCISEENSSWQRTEVIRLEQDIFTALAGRGQLYVYKTDGFWSQIKSAGSAIYASRLYLDQYRITHPERLAQNREGAPIILGNVYIHPTANVDPTAVLGPNVSVGMGVTIGAGVRVRESIILHGAVLQDHSCVLNTIVGWDSSIGRWARVEGTPSDPNPNDPYAKIDSETLFREGKLTPSITILGCKVSIPAEVVILNSIVLPHKELSRSFKNQIIL; from the exons ATGCTGAAAGCCGTGATCCTAATCGGGGGCCCACAGAAGG GTACCAGGTTCCGGCCTTTATCTTTCGAGGTTCCCAAGCCCCTGTTCCCTGTTGCAGGCGTCCCCATGTTACAGCATCACATCGAGGCTTGCAGCAAG GTGCCCAACCTGAAGGAGATCTTACTGATAGGATTTTACCAGCCCAACGAGGCACTGAGCCGCTTCCTTGTCACAGCgcagcaagagtttaaagtggcGATCAG GTATCTGCAGGAGTTTTCAGCCCTGGGCACCGGAGGAGGGATCTATCACTTCCGGGACCAGATCCTCTCCGGGGGGCCACAGGCGTTCTTTGTGATGAATGCAGATGTTTGCTGCGAGTTCCCCCTTCTCCAGATGTTGGAGTTTCAGAAGCAACATGAAGAGACGCACCAATACATCATGCTGGGAACCACG GCCAATAGGACACAGTCTCTGAACTACGGCTGCATTGTGGCGAAGGCGGATACCCAAGAG GTGCTGCATTACGTGGAGAAGCCCGGTACATTTGTCAGCGACATCATCAACTGTGGGATCTATCTCTTCTCGCCATCCGTATTCAAGCACATTGCCGAGGTCTTCAAAAGAAACCAGCAGGACGTACAGCT TTGTTCCTCCTGCATCAG TGAGGAGAACTCGAGCTGGCAGCGGACGGAGGTGATCCGGTTGGAGCAGGATATTTTCACGGCTCTCGCCGGGCGGGGGCAGCTCTACGTCTATAAAACGGATGGGTTCTGGAGTCAGATTAAGTCTGCGGG CTCGGCCATATATGCCAGCCGCCTGTATCTGGACCAGTATCGCATAACGCATCCTGAGAGACTGGCACAAAACCGGGAGGGGGCGCCGATCATACTGG GAAATGTGTATATTCATCCCACGGCCAATGTGGATCCCACTGCCGTG CTGGGCCCCAATGTCTCTGTCGGTATGGGAGTGACGATTGGAGCTGGGGTCCGGGTGCGGGAATCGATCATTTTACATGGAGCCGTGCTGCAG GATCACAGCTGTGTCTTAAACACCATAGTCGGCTGGGACAGCAGCATTGGCCGATGGGCCCGCGTGGAAGGGACACCTAGCGACCCCAATCCTAATGACCCTTATGCCAAAATAGACAGTGAAACCTTGTTCCGGGAAGGGAAGCTCACTCCTTCAATCACAATTTTGG GATGTAAAGTTTCCATCCCTGCCGAGGTCGTGATCCTTAACTCCATCGTCCTCCCGCACAAGGAGTTGAGTCGCAGCTTCAAGAATCAGATTATTCTGTAG
- the GMPPA gene encoding mannose-1-phosphate guanyltransferase alpha isoform X2, translating into MLKAVILIGGPQKGTRFRPLSFEVPKPLFPVAGVPMLQHHIEACSKVPNLKEILLIGFYQPNEALSRFLVTAQQEFKVAIRYLQEFSALGTGGGIYHFRDQILSGGPQAFFVMNADVCCEFPLLQMLEFQKQHEETHQYIMLGTTANRTQSLNYGCIVAKADTQEVLHYVEKPGTFVSDIINCGIYLFSPSVFKHIAEVFKRNQQDVQLEENSSWQRTEVIRLEQDIFTALAGRGQLYVYKTDGFWSQIKSAGSAIYASRLYLDQYRITHPERLAQNREGAPIILGNVYIHPTANVDPTAVLGPNVSVGMGVTIGAGVRVRESIILHGAVLQDHSCVLNTIVGWDSSIGRWARVEGTPSDPNPNDPYAKIDSETLFREGKLTPSITILGCKVSIPAEVVILNSIVLPHKELSRSFKNQIIL; encoded by the exons ATGCTGAAAGCCGTGATCCTAATCGGGGGCCCACAGAAGG GTACCAGGTTCCGGCCTTTATCTTTCGAGGTTCCCAAGCCCCTGTTCCCTGTTGCAGGCGTCCCCATGTTACAGCATCACATCGAGGCTTGCAGCAAG GTGCCCAACCTGAAGGAGATCTTACTGATAGGATTTTACCAGCCCAACGAGGCACTGAGCCGCTTCCTTGTCACAGCgcagcaagagtttaaagtggcGATCAG GTATCTGCAGGAGTTTTCAGCCCTGGGCACCGGAGGAGGGATCTATCACTTCCGGGACCAGATCCTCTCCGGGGGGCCACAGGCGTTCTTTGTGATGAATGCAGATGTTTGCTGCGAGTTCCCCCTTCTCCAGATGTTGGAGTTTCAGAAGCAACATGAAGAGACGCACCAATACATCATGCTGGGAACCACG GCCAATAGGACACAGTCTCTGAACTACGGCTGCATTGTGGCGAAGGCGGATACCCAAGAG GTGCTGCATTACGTGGAGAAGCCCGGTACATTTGTCAGCGACATCATCAACTGTGGGATCTATCTCTTCTCGCCATCCGTATTCAAGCACATTGCCGAGGTCTTCAAAAGAAACCAGCAGGACGTACAGCT TGAGGAGAACTCGAGCTGGCAGCGGACGGAGGTGATCCGGTTGGAGCAGGATATTTTCACGGCTCTCGCCGGGCGGGGGCAGCTCTACGTCTATAAAACGGATGGGTTCTGGAGTCAGATTAAGTCTGCGGG CTCGGCCATATATGCCAGCCGCCTGTATCTGGACCAGTATCGCATAACGCATCCTGAGAGACTGGCACAAAACCGGGAGGGGGCGCCGATCATACTGG GAAATGTGTATATTCATCCCACGGCCAATGTGGATCCCACTGCCGTG CTGGGCCCCAATGTCTCTGTCGGTATGGGAGTGACGATTGGAGCTGGGGTCCGGGTGCGGGAATCGATCATTTTACATGGAGCCGTGCTGCAG GATCACAGCTGTGTCTTAAACACCATAGTCGGCTGGGACAGCAGCATTGGCCGATGGGCCCGCGTGGAAGGGACACCTAGCGACCCCAATCCTAATGACCCTTATGCCAAAATAGACAGTGAAACCTTGTTCCGGGAAGGGAAGCTCACTCCTTCAATCACAATTTTGG GATGTAAAGTTTCCATCCCTGCCGAGGTCGTGATCCTTAACTCCATCGTCCTCCCGCACAAGGAGTTGAGTCGCAGCTTCAAGAATCAGATTATTCTGTAG